From a single Osmerus eperlanus chromosome 8, fOsmEpe2.1, whole genome shotgun sequence genomic region:
- the rps6kc1 gene encoding ribosomal protein S6 kinase delta-1, whose amino-acid sequence MISQRERGELARFYTVTDPKKHQKGYTVYKVTARIISRKNPEDVQEITVWKRYSDFRKLHRDLWQLHRNLCSQSELFPPFAKAKVFGRFEDTVIEERRQCSEDLLQFSANIPALYSSQHIQDFFKGGEVQDSSELIGPAEPFSDFLAESLSDCTSEVQRDISGADDLTVTSQSEYGGRSSDGDLTSLAVDADSLAELDDGMASGRTSPNQPPPPGSATLSTSSSPLLPSLHDRLRGPALVSAPVPVPTPVPEVSQPARAQLFPGSLKRASASAKEVKPDYLDRASERIRLAVQKEEEQDYQAAFSYYRGGVDLLLQGVQGEASPTRREAVKRRTAEYLMRAEQISSQHLRSSMGQGSMQAVAMGQQCPTSTSRGREQSPAEELTAYRVLGVIDKVLLVMDKRTQETFILKGLRKSSECGRTKRTIMPHSVPHMVRLRKFVVSEDTVFLLLQYAEGGKLWSHIGRFLRSSSPEDSFDIPFIQKSHTTAIHSPLHGVSQLGLDSASSGSGSGSGSGLQRVREALLALPPKSGLPPGVVNSQDSGATSEEECTNSYLTLCNEYEQEKVEPEEGGGEKEGDDGEGGVSMGQEASSLEVTGATTTTSSRTRSPLSNDSLSPISAQELLFFTEDGGDARRHGDLPEHGEVFSPLPSPAAPLSLDQSKRTPMEFFRIDSKDSASEVACSEAGELRLKPFPSNPPLSLFSASDLEPDFPGEPLELAREVKGHPSEPWGPDGSDGGSNESVPVISFKEASVEDEAQPPDLLVNLPGVMGEALEEERASTGGCLALEAKASPKFTQPDVLQLPCELEEGEELTLEREAGEAPSWVDGRPPCVSLLDDCGLAFGREAERPNKDLPVAPPSDSDFLFADALNESLEAVRNAPTDKGSVLHPDSSSVGSDRAVSGIPAVSEAEAGAEVRSGEAATGREVAPGGVDRDASRLFAALDELCAAAATQVRIPEEFVRCWAVEMVLALDGLHQEGVVCRDLNPDNILLNQKGHVELTYFCSWSEVEESYDRKAIANMYCAPEVGGIGEETAACDWWSLGAILFELLTGKSLLQCHPAGISRHTALNIPEFVSEEARSLLQQLLQYNSVERLGAGVAGAEDIKSHPFFARVDWPK is encoded by the exons ATCATCTCCAGAAAGAACCCAGAGGATGTCCAGGAG ATAACAGTCTGGAAGAGGTATAGTGATTTCCGGAAGCTTCACCGCGACCTCTGGCAGCTCCACAGGAATCTCTGCAGCCAATCGGAGCTCTTCCCTCCCTTTGCCAAGGCTAAGGTCTTTG gtcgtTTTGAAGACACAGTGatcgaggagaggagacagtgttCTGAGGATCTTCTACAGTTCTCTGCCAACATCCCTGCTCTTTATAGCAGTCAGCACATCCAGGACTTCTTCaag GGAGGGGAGGTCCAAGACAGCTCGGAGCTAATTGGTCCAGCCGAACCCTTCTCAGACTTCTTGGCTGAAAGCTTATCAGACTGCACCTCTGAAG ttCAGAGAGATATCAGTGGGGCTGATGATCTGACTGTGACCAGTCAGTCTGAGTATGGAG gtcgGTCCAGTGACGGCGACTTGACCTCTCTGGCTGTGGACGCAGACTCTCTGGCCGAGCTGGACGATGGCATGGCCTCGGGACGCACCTCCCCAAACCAGCCGCCGCCTCCTGGGAGCGCCACCctcagcaccagcagcagtcccctcctgccctccctgcatGATCGCCTCCGCGGCCCAGCCTTAGTCTcagccccagtcccagtcccGACTCCAGTCCCAGAGGTCAGCCAGCCCGCGAGAGCGCAGCTGTTCCCCGGCAGCTTGAAGAGAGCTAGCGCCAGCGCTAAGGAAGTGAAGCCCGACTACCTGGACAGGGCCAGCGAGCGCATCCGATTGGCCGTGcagaaggaagaggagcaggattaCCAGGCTGCGTTTTCCTACTACCGTGGTGGGGTGGACCTGCTTCTGCAGGGCGTGCAAG gcGAGGCCAGCCCCACGAGGCGTGAAGCGGTCAAGAGGCGGACCGCCGAGTACTTGATGCGTGCCGAGCAGATATCCAGCCAGCACCTGAGAAGCAGCATGGGTCAAGGGTCAATGCAGGCAGTG GCGATGGGGCAGCAGTGCCCCACttccaccagcagagggcgagAGCAGAGTCCAGCGGAGGAGCTGACAGCCTACAGAGTACTGGGTGTTATCGACAAG GTTCTTCTGGTCATGGACAAGAGGACACAGGAGACGTTCATTCTCAAA gGCCTGAGGAAGAGCAGCGAGTGTGGGAGGACCAAGCGGACCATCATGCCTCACTCCGTGCCCCACATGGTGAGGCTGAGGAAGTTCGTCGTCTCCGAGGACACCGTCTTCCTGCTGCTCCAGTACGCCGAGG GGGGGAAGCTGTGGTCTCACATTGGGAGGTTCCTGAGGAGCTCCAGCCCGGAGGACAGCTTCGACATCCCCTTCATCCAGAAGAGCCACACCACGGCGATCCACTCCCCCCTGCATGGCGTGTCTCAGCTGGGCCTGGATTCCGCCAGCTCCGGGTCCGGCTCGGGTTCGGGTTCGGGGCTCCAGAGGGTAAGGGAGGCCCTCTTGGCACTACCCCCGAAAAGTGGCCTCCCACCTGGGGTGGTGAACAGCCAGGACTCCGGAGCCACCTCCGAGGAAGAATGCACCAACAGCTACCTGACGCTCTGCAACGAGTACGAGCAGGAGAAGGTGGaaccggaggagggggggggggagaaggagggggacgaCGGGGAGGGGGGCGTCTCGATGGGGCAGGAAGCGTCATCGTTGGAGGTGACCGGCGCCACGACGACCACCTCCTCCCGGACGCGCTCGCCGCTCAGCAACGACAGCCTGTCGCCCATCAGCGCACAGGAGCTGCTCTTCTTCACGGAGGACGGCGGCGACGCCCGTCGCCACGGCGACCTGCCGGAGCACGGCGAGGTGTTCAGCCCCCTGCCgtcccccgccgcccccctctccctggacCAGTCCAAACGCACGCCCATGGAGTTCTTCCGCATCGACAGCAAGGACAGTGCCAGCGAGGTCGCCTGCTCCGAGGCCGGGGAACTCCGACTCAAACCCtttccctccaacccccccctctccctgttctccgCCTCGGACCTGGAGCCCGACTTCCCCGGAGAACCCCTGGAGCTGGCccgggaggtcaaaggtcacccgTCGGAGCCGTGGGGGCCCGACGGCAGCGACGGGGGCTCCAACGAATCGGTGCCCGTCATCTCCTTCAAGGAGGCGTCGGTGGAGGACGAGGCCCAGCCCCCCGACCTCCTGGTCAACCTCCCGGGAGTCATGGGCgaggccctggaggaggagcgggccTCGACAGGGGGCTGTCTGGCCCTGGAGGCCAAGGCCTCGCCCAAGTTCACCCAGCCAGACGTGCTGCAGCTGCCCTGCGagctggaggaaggggaggagctgaCGTTGGAGAGGGAAGCGGGGGAGGCCCCCTCCTGGGTGGACGGACGACCCCCCTGCGTCTCTCTGCTGGATGACTGCGGCCTGGCGTTCGGACGAGAGGCAGAACGCCCAAATAAGGACTTGCCAGTGGCTCCTCCCTCCGACTCCGACTTCCTCTTCGCCGACGCTCTCAACGAGAGCCTCGAAGCCGTCCGGAACGCTCCCACGGACAAAGGCTCCGTCCTTCACCCAGACTCGAGTAGCGTCGGCTCAGACCGGGCCGTGAGCGGGATCCCCGCCGTTTCCGAGGCCGAGGCGGGGGCGGAGGTGAGGTCCGGGGAGGCGGCGACGGGTCGTGAGGTGGCGCCGGGCGGCGTGGACCGAGACGCCTCTCGCCTGTTTGCGGCGCTGGACGAGCTGTGCGCGGCGGCGGCgacgcaggttcgaatccccgAGGAGTTTGTGCGCTGCTGGGCGGTGGAGATGGTCCTGGCCCTGGACGGCCTGCACcaggagggggtggtgtgtcGCGACCTCAACCCCGACAACATCCTGCTCAACCAGAAAG GTCACGTGGAACTCACATACTTCTGCAGCTGGagtgaggtggaggagtcgtACGACAGGAAGGCCATAGCCAACATGTACTGTgcaccag AAGTGGGAGGCATCGGTGAGGAGACGGCGGCGTGTGATTGGTGGAGTTTAGGGGCCATCTTGTTTGAGCTGCTCACAGGCAAG tcTCTGCTGCAGTGTCACCCGGCAGGGATCAGTCGTCACACTGCCCTCAACATACCCGAGTTTGTGTCGGAGGAGGCCAGGTCACTGCTACAGCAG CTGCTCCAGTATAACTcggtggagaggctgggggcggGCGTGGCAGGAGCAGAGGACATCAAGTCACACCCGTTCTTCGCCAGAGTGGACTGGCCCAAATGA